A region from the Pungitius pungitius chromosome 16, fPunPun2.1, whole genome shotgun sequence genome encodes:
- the LOC119215623 gene encoding adapter molecule crk-like codes for MAGNFDAEDRSSWYWGRLSRQEAVSLLQGQRHGVFLVRDSITSPGDYVLSVSENSKVSHYIINSISNNRQSGAGLAPPRFRIGDQEFEALPAMLEFYKIHYLDTTTLIEPINKAKHTGIISTSSGGAPPQPDEAEFVRALFDFPGNDEEDLPFRKGDILRVLEKPEDQWWNAANQEGRAGMIPVPYVEKYRPSSPTAAGLGPPLAGSGQGGPPGGLPGRTDASGSPQPNPGQYAQPVVNAQLPNLQNGPVFARAIQKRVPNAYDKTALALEVGDTVEVTKINVNGQWEGECKGKRGHFPFTHVRLLEPQNPDDES; via the exons ATGGCCGGTAATTTCGATGCCGAAGACCGCTCTAGCTGGTACTGGGGGAGGCTAAGCCGCCAGGAAGCGGTCTCTCTCCTACAGGGGCAGAGGCACGGCGTTTTCCTGGTGAGAGACTCGATCACCAGCCCCGGCGACTACGTGCTGTCCGTCTCCGAGAACTCCAAAGTCTCCCATTATATCATCAACAGCATCAGTAACAACCGGCAGTCTGGCGCAG GTTTGGCTCCCCCTCGGTTTCGGATCGGGGATCAGGAGTTTGAGGCGCTGCCAGCCATGCTGGAGTTTTATAAGATCCACTACCTGGACACCACCACGCTCATAGAGCCCATAAACAAGGCCAAGCACACAGGAATCATCAGCACCTCCTCTGGTGGCGCCCCGCCGCAGCCGGACGAGGCAGAGTTTGTACGCGCGCTATTTGACTTCCCCggcaacgacgaggaggacctCCCCTTCCGCAAGGGGGACATCCTGCGGGTGCTGGAGAAGCCAGAGGACCAGTGGTGGAACGCAGCGAACCAGGAGGGACGCGCCGGGATGATCCCGGTGCCCTACGTGGAGAAGTACCGGCCCTCCTCGCCCACTGCTGCCGGGCTGGGTCCCCCTCTTGCGGGGAGCGGACAGGGGGGTCCGCCGGGGGGGTTGCCGGGCCGCACAGACGCATCGGGGTCCCCTCAGCCCAACCCCGGCCAGTACGCTCAGCCCGTGGTCAACGCCCAGCTCCCTAACCTTCAGAACGGGCCTGTCTTTGCCCGAGCCATACAGAAGAGGGTGCCCAACGCCTACGACAAGACGGCGCTCGCTCTGGAG GTGGGAGACACTGTAGAAGTGACCAAGATCAACGTGAACGGCCAGTGGGAGGGTGAGTGCAAGGGCAAACGAGGCCACTTTCCCTTCACCCACGTTCGACTGCTGGAACCACAGAATCCGGACGACGAGAGCTGA
- the LOC119215494 gene encoding 14-3-3 protein epsilon isoform X2: MADRENLVYQAKLAEQAERYDEMVESMKNVASMDVELTVEERNLLSVAYKNVIGARRASWRIISSLEQKEENKGGEDKLKMIREYRKTVEKELKSICNDILDVLDKHLILAAVTGESKVFYYKMKGDYHRYLAEFATGNDRKEAAENSLVAYKAASDIAMIELPPTHPIRLGLALNFSVFYYEILNSPDRACKLAKEAFDNAIAELDTLSEESYKDSTLIMQLLRDNLTLWTSDVQGDDS; encoded by the exons ATGGCGGACAGAGAGAACCTGGTGTACCAGGCAAAACTCGCCGAGCAAGCGGAGAGATACGACG AAATGGTGGAGTCGATGAAGAACGTGGCCAGCATGGACGTGGAGCTGACTGTGGAGGAGAGGAACCTGCTGTCGGTAGCCTACAAGAACGTGATCGGCGCCAGGAGAGCGTCCTGGAGGATAATCAGCAGCCTGGAacagaaggaagaaaacaaaggCGGAGAAGACAAATTAAAGATGATCCGGGAATATAGGAAAACG GTCGAGAAGGAGCTAAAATCGATCTGCAACGACATTCTGGACGTGCTGGACAAGCACCTCATCTTAGCTGCAGTAACAGGAGAGTCTAAGGTTTTCTACTACAAGAT GAAGGGAGACTACCACCGGTACCTGGCAGAATTCGCCACTGGCAACGACAGGAAGGAGGCAGCAGAGAACAGTCTGGTCGCCTACAAAGCTGCTAGCGACATCGCCATGATCGAACTGCCTCCAACGCACCCCATCCGCCTCGGGCTGGCCCTtaacttttctgttttctattACGAAATCCTCAACTCGCCGGACCGCGCCTGCAA GTTGGCGAAGGAAGCGTTCGACAATGCCATCGCCGAACTGGATACGCTGAGCGAGGAGAGCTACAAGGACTCGACACTTATCATGCAGCTGCTACGGGACAACTTGACACTATGGACCTCAGACGTGCAGGGAgacg ATTCTTAA
- the LOC119215108 gene encoding smoothelin-like protein 2 isoform X2, with the protein MDEATRRGVQEALVSEALLEFRATLQAAVREVHVDVSAFKQRIERRVDEQCLSNGPLAEAVSRLQEENLQLRSQLEALGRTVERLSGSQGDRGGPADARGTGTEAEDSLGNGSPPGERGAAEAPPVPTCSAPSGASGGSAPGSNPAPPPWRAKRQAEMNGSDAKGEKHTTALANGNPEISHQPLTAITRASAESRAVAEPPGHAAGLPNPSDQEESGSQRKPHHPLSAMLKPHSDAPAVPASAPTKETPVKPGEPHAERDADELKPHLPVTAVMTKPSAEGLVATKPTQRPAFEPKAAGHSTLETPTGTKELCSQVPQEPSVSGSQGSQGSARHPPAAGTKSPPEASAASKADQSPASDPGPSVPESPATKRATGPTPSPAASQEPMVKPGEYPFKRVPVLKTPSPSLKRSVSFPQPAEKLLPSKSILKSGFSPSLDKKLNKGGGFELKQDVTKPQTLPRSNGAQAKRALFERMNSEPVKPKDSKPKLKRSQSFGVSSASGIKQILLEWCRSKTIGYQNIDIQNFSSSWSDGMAFCALVHSFFPLDFDYNTLDPANRKHNLQLAFTTAEEKADCLRLIEVEDMMVMGDKPDPMCVFTYVQSLYNHLKPFE; encoded by the exons ATGGATGAGGCCACGCGCCGGGGCGTCCAGGAGGCACTGGTCAGCGAGGCTCTGCTCGAGTTCAGGGCCACTTTGCAGGCAGCCGTGAGGGAGGTGCACGTGGACGTGAGCGCCTTCAAGCAGCGCATAGAGCGCAGGGTCGACGAGCAGTGCCTCTCCAACGGGCCCTTGGCCGAGGCGGTGAgccgcctgcaggaggagaacctGCAGCTCAGGTCCCAGCTGGAGGCCCTCGGCCGCACGGTGGAGCGTCTCTCCGGGTCGCAGGGGGACAGGGGCGGTCCTGCCGACGCGAGGGGGACGGGGACGGAGGCGGAGGACAGCCTCGGGAACGGGAGCCCGCCAGGGGAGCGGGGAGCTGCGGAGGCTCCGCCCGTTCCCACGTGCTCGGCGCCGTCGGGGGCGAGCGGAGGATCTGCTCCCGGCAGCAACCCGGCGCCCCCCCCGTGGAGAGCAAAGAGGCAAGCGGAAATGAAT GGCAGCGATGCAaaaggagagaaacacacaaccGCACTGGCGAACGGAAACCCAG aAATCTCCCATCAGCCTCTGACCGCCATCACGAGAGCGAGCGCAGAGTCCCGCGCTGTGGCCGAGCCCCCTGGGCACGCCGCGGGACTCCCCAACCCGTCTG ACCAGGAAGAATCAGGCTCTCAGCGCAAACCCCATCACCCCCTCTCTGCGATGCTGAAGCCCCATTCCGACGCTCCAGCTGTTCCTGCCTCAGCACCCACAAAGGAGACTCCAGTGAAACCAGGAGAACCTCACGCTGAACGCG ACGCTGATGAGCTGAAGCCCCATCTTCCCGTCACCGCCGTGATGACCAAACCCAGTGCAGAGGGTCTGGTCGCCACCAAACCTACCCAGCGGCCAGCGTTTGAGCCCAAAGCGGCCGGTCATTCGACACTAGAGACTCCAACAG GTACAAAGGAGCTCTGCTCGCAGGTCCCCCAGGAGCCGTCCGTCTCCGGGTCTCAGGGGTCTCAGGGGTCGGCCCGTCATCCTCCCGCGGCTGGGACCAAAAGCCCCCCCGAGGCTTCTGCTGCGTCCAAAGCTGATCAGAGTCCCGCCTCTGACCCCGGTCCTTCCGTCCCAGAATCCCCAGCGACGAAGAGAGCGACGGGACCGACCCCGAGTCCTGCAGCATCACAAGAGCCGATGGTCAAACCCGGGGAATATCCCTTTAAGCGAG TACCAGTTCTAAAGACACCCAGCCCCAGCCTGAAGAGAAGTGTGAGCTTTCCTCAGCCAGCAG AAAAATTACTTCCCTCCAAATCGATCCTAAAATCTGGTTTCTCACCAAGTTTGGACAA GAAGCTGAACAAGGGAGGAGGGTTTGAGCTCAAACAGGATGTGACGAAACCCCAAACGCTGCCCCGCTCCAACGGGGCTCAGGCCAAGAGGGCCCTCTTTGAGAGGATGAACTCCGAGCCCGTCAA GCCGAAGGATTCCAAACCCAAACTGAAGCGCTCTCAGAGTTTTGGCGTTTCCAGCGCCAGCGGCATAAAACAGATCCTGCTGGAGTGGTGCCGCTCAAAAACCATCGGCTACCAG AACATAGATATCCAGAACTTCTCGTCCAGCTGGAGTGACGGCATGGCCTTCTGTGCTCTGGTTCACTCCTTCTTCCCTCTGGACTTTGATTACAACACGCTGGACCCCGCGAACCGCAAACACAACCTCCAGCTGGCCTTCACCACCGCAGA GGAGAAGGCCGACTGTCTCCGTCTGATCGAGGTGGAGGACATGATGGTCATGGGGGACAAGCCGGACCCCATGTGCGTGTTCACGTACGTGCAGTCCCTCTACAACCACCTGAAGCCGTTTGAGTAA
- the LOC119215494 gene encoding 14-3-3 protein epsilon isoform X1, with the protein MADRENLVYQAKLAEQAERYDEMVESMKNVASMDVELTVEERNLLSVAYKNVIGARRASWRIISSLEQKEENKGGEDKLKMIREYRKTVEKELKSICNDILDVLDKHLILAAVTGESKVFYYKMKGDYHRYLAEFATGNDRKEAAENSLVAYKAASDIAMIELPPTHPIRLGLALNFSVFYYEILNSPDRACKLAKEAFDNAIAELDTLSEESYKDSTLIMQLLRDNLTLWTSDVQGDGEEQNKEPPQDAEEETPGD; encoded by the exons ATGGCGGACAGAGAGAACCTGGTGTACCAGGCAAAACTCGCCGAGCAAGCGGAGAGATACGACG AAATGGTGGAGTCGATGAAGAACGTGGCCAGCATGGACGTGGAGCTGACTGTGGAGGAGAGGAACCTGCTGTCGGTAGCCTACAAGAACGTGATCGGCGCCAGGAGAGCGTCCTGGAGGATAATCAGCAGCCTGGAacagaaggaagaaaacaaaggCGGAGAAGACAAATTAAAGATGATCCGGGAATATAGGAAAACG GTCGAGAAGGAGCTAAAATCGATCTGCAACGACATTCTGGACGTGCTGGACAAGCACCTCATCTTAGCTGCAGTAACAGGAGAGTCTAAGGTTTTCTACTACAAGAT GAAGGGAGACTACCACCGGTACCTGGCAGAATTCGCCACTGGCAACGACAGGAAGGAGGCAGCAGAGAACAGTCTGGTCGCCTACAAAGCTGCTAGCGACATCGCCATGATCGAACTGCCTCCAACGCACCCCATCCGCCTCGGGCTGGCCCTtaacttttctgttttctattACGAAATCCTCAACTCGCCGGACCGCGCCTGCAA GTTGGCGAAGGAAGCGTTCGACAATGCCATCGCCGAACTGGATACGCTGAGCGAGGAGAGCTACAAGGACTCGACACTTATCATGCAGCTGCTACGGGACAACTTGACACTATGGACCTCAGACGTGCAGGGAgacg
- the LOC119215108 gene encoding smoothelin-like protein 2 isoform X1, producing MDEATRRGVQEALVSEALLEFRATLQAAVREVHVDVSAFKQRIERRVDEQCLSNGPLAEAVSRLQEENLQLRSQLEALGRTVERLSGSQGDRGGPADARGTGTEAEDSLGNGSPPGERGAAEAPPVPTCSAPSGASGGSAPGSNPAPPPWRAKRQAEMNGSDAKGEKHTTALANGNPEISHQPLTAITRASAESRAVAEPPGHAAGLPNPSDQEESGSQRKPHHPLSAMLKPHSDAPAVPASAPTKETPVKPGEPHAERDADELKPHLPVTAVMTKPSAEGLVATKPTQRPAFEPKAAGHSTLETPTGTKELCSQVPQEPSVSGSQGSQGSARHPPAAGTKSPPEASAASKADQSPASDPGPSVPESPATKRATGPTPSPAASQEPMVKPGEYPFKRVPVLKTPSPSLKRSVSFPQPAEKLLPSKSILKSGFSPSLDKKLNKGGGFELKQDVTKPQTLPRSNGAQAKRALFERMNSEPVNRPKDSKPKLKRSQSFGVSSASGIKQILLEWCRSKTIGYQNIDIQNFSSSWSDGMAFCALVHSFFPLDFDYNTLDPANRKHNLQLAFTTAEEKADCLRLIEVEDMMVMGDKPDPMCVFTYVQSLYNHLKPFE from the exons ATGGATGAGGCCACGCGCCGGGGCGTCCAGGAGGCACTGGTCAGCGAGGCTCTGCTCGAGTTCAGGGCCACTTTGCAGGCAGCCGTGAGGGAGGTGCACGTGGACGTGAGCGCCTTCAAGCAGCGCATAGAGCGCAGGGTCGACGAGCAGTGCCTCTCCAACGGGCCCTTGGCCGAGGCGGTGAgccgcctgcaggaggagaacctGCAGCTCAGGTCCCAGCTGGAGGCCCTCGGCCGCACGGTGGAGCGTCTCTCCGGGTCGCAGGGGGACAGGGGCGGTCCTGCCGACGCGAGGGGGACGGGGACGGAGGCGGAGGACAGCCTCGGGAACGGGAGCCCGCCAGGGGAGCGGGGAGCTGCGGAGGCTCCGCCCGTTCCCACGTGCTCGGCGCCGTCGGGGGCGAGCGGAGGATCTGCTCCCGGCAGCAACCCGGCGCCCCCCCCGTGGAGAGCAAAGAGGCAAGCGGAAATGAAT GGCAGCGATGCAaaaggagagaaacacacaaccGCACTGGCGAACGGAAACCCAG aAATCTCCCATCAGCCTCTGACCGCCATCACGAGAGCGAGCGCAGAGTCCCGCGCTGTGGCCGAGCCCCCTGGGCACGCCGCGGGACTCCCCAACCCGTCTG ACCAGGAAGAATCAGGCTCTCAGCGCAAACCCCATCACCCCCTCTCTGCGATGCTGAAGCCCCATTCCGACGCTCCAGCTGTTCCTGCCTCAGCACCCACAAAGGAGACTCCAGTGAAACCAGGAGAACCTCACGCTGAACGCG ACGCTGATGAGCTGAAGCCCCATCTTCCCGTCACCGCCGTGATGACCAAACCCAGTGCAGAGGGTCTGGTCGCCACCAAACCTACCCAGCGGCCAGCGTTTGAGCCCAAAGCGGCCGGTCATTCGACACTAGAGACTCCAACAG GTACAAAGGAGCTCTGCTCGCAGGTCCCCCAGGAGCCGTCCGTCTCCGGGTCTCAGGGGTCTCAGGGGTCGGCCCGTCATCCTCCCGCGGCTGGGACCAAAAGCCCCCCCGAGGCTTCTGCTGCGTCCAAAGCTGATCAGAGTCCCGCCTCTGACCCCGGTCCTTCCGTCCCAGAATCCCCAGCGACGAAGAGAGCGACGGGACCGACCCCGAGTCCTGCAGCATCACAAGAGCCGATGGTCAAACCCGGGGAATATCCCTTTAAGCGAG TACCAGTTCTAAAGACACCCAGCCCCAGCCTGAAGAGAAGTGTGAGCTTTCCTCAGCCAGCAG AAAAATTACTTCCCTCCAAATCGATCCTAAAATCTGGTTTCTCACCAAGTTTGGACAA GAAGCTGAACAAGGGAGGAGGGTTTGAGCTCAAACAGGATGTGACGAAACCCCAAACGCTGCCCCGCTCCAACGGGGCTCAGGCCAAGAGGGCCCTCTTTGAGAGGATGAACTCCGAGCCCGTCAA TAGGCCGAAGGATTCCAAACCCAAACTGAAGCGCTCTCAGAGTTTTGGCGTTTCCAGCGCCAGCGGCATAAAACAGATCCTGCTGGAGTGGTGCCGCTCAAAAACCATCGGCTACCAG AACATAGATATCCAGAACTTCTCGTCCAGCTGGAGTGACGGCATGGCCTTCTGTGCTCTGGTTCACTCCTTCTTCCCTCTGGACTTTGATTACAACACGCTGGACCCCGCGAACCGCAAACACAACCTCCAGCTGGCCTTCACCACCGCAGA GGAGAAGGCCGACTGTCTCCGTCTGATCGAGGTGGAGGACATGATGGTCATGGGGGACAAGCCGGACCCCATGTGCGTGTTCACGTACGTGCAGTCCCTCTACAACCACCTGAAGCCGTTTGAGTAA